The genomic region TCGTtgcttgctgtaaaagagacccctctcgaggcacgatgacttggagaattgatctaagatctttgtcattgtccggaccgagtactagctagactcaaaggaacaaaggaagggtggcatctcggaagagaagcccccaggatgagaaaatgactctggacttttggtaaaaaggaggctgggcgacaataaggagcccccagtatagaggtgttggttgtggaaaggatgttaattgaggttggaaggttgaaatagaggttgaaagttgatggttgagatggttgatagttgaggttgaaagttgggatggttgtgtccttgaggactgcctacgtattcacgtgaagtgaaatcaaaccagatcgtagttcaggtgtgtgcctaagccatgttgttaggaccttaaagtgcaggggtcacaagggtaatattcctttggtgactcgaagaattgatttgagataactccctctgatcatagaccaaagaggtataactaggTTTGTAAAAattttccttgtcatgtgagcgcacttagtggaccctaaggatgatatgggtatgtcccgttctgggtagcaaagtatccgaagactccgtgtatgggtcaaggtgaaactggattggatatttggaatgtggagctcggtaataagaggctttgatgaataaatctctggagcttgattttgtggagttaaggcttgatggggttacggcttgtaatgtggcttggcaatggagtctcttggcttgatgtagcctgagcgcataaaggtaggttaaaatgacgtgggatcaagtttccatgtcttggccctaaaggatgggtatatttgacgagcttgagaggattctcaaaattcctaactatctccccgtaacggtctcgagaaggacttagggtgtgtgatgtatgaaaggctaagtgagggtgctaactaaccatcttcatcgatgtcttgattctatactgtaacttgattctatatagacttcaggagTATTCCGTTTAGTatcgttcttgattcagactcatattcttggtctagaatatatctcggcttatTGCTCAAATTCTGGATTCAGGTTTTTGAGGACAACCTtgaattgcttgattgagccttcttcttttgactcttttgtcttggattacgggcatatttgtggccttggatattgattttgggtatttctcttgattgagcctttggtctttgatcatggctcgtattgtcttggatttgtttgctaccatggatttgggttagACTAGCACCTTTTAATGTGAAAGGGGTTGGTCTTTAgcaacacgggttgtttattgtggggaatgggcctgccttccgtcatggatcgttaacaagggagatggtctggattcgtcctagaatctcttgaggtatgctcgtcctaaactagggttatattgtgggtttctattgccagacatggaataggtaagaaaagaacacgaagtttcaggtcctctacaacatagaatggaacatcatctaagtgcactcacatcgacggACATGCGTTGTCGTtattcattttaaaatgtctcacaccaattcttgttgtcacaggaaaaggtaaaggaagagatatgatagaatatgtagattgaaaattgtatttttattgaaatgtataatgaatgtatttagcatagactcgagaagacacgtgactcgtgggacagcccccaggttgtcactaggaatgaaaatggacacgaagaaagttactagaacaaatatgagatagaaagtctaaaactcggactcggactcggactttgactcaatcctagaactagactcgtaatcatcggcccatgcttgaacattttctcttccagcaactggcttcggcatctgactttgagcattcacccatttgagcaccccgtcctcatcattgggaacattggaaggataatagtcaagaagagtttcttgatatgTGGTATATCCAtaaggattgcctaagctaccctgtgggttaaaagttgagagggacaacctcccgctttcaatcatatcctgaatgacatgttttaatttgtaacatttctctgtatcatgccctttgcctctatggtattcacagtatgagttctcgtcccagaatttggacttcttctctgggtcaggtgtaggtcctataggctttaacatccgttgttccatgagtctctgaaaggcgtcggcgtatctaataccaatgttggtaaatttcctaggaggtgtgcccttattttcggaagcctttgtaaatgaccttggagggttgttaggaaTAGATCGTTTACTAGTTactttctccttaagactgtcaaattgagggtttgtctggacacttttcatcttgagaggttgggcatcaagcttcttacccatttcagcaaactggttctccatgttggaaagccgagagtttagagtatcaatggctccttctattttggaaaatttattgttgaaggcaatggaaagcatgagcattccattttggatatcttcgtcttcgaggacattgatttctttgtcatcatgatgattgaggagatgagaacaatctaggaatgattcttcgtcatgtttaataatattagacccaagagggtcgatcttcttggatttcttggcggaaggtggcttaggaagcttgccctcttcgatcatatcttggataacgtgtttcaagagaaaacactcttcaatatcatggcctctaccttggtgatataagcaatatttgttgcccttccagaggttcacttgcttctctaaaggtggatccggagtcggtcctattggatgtagcatgccttgggcagaaagtctcttcaaagcatcggcataagacatgcctaaatcggtaagcaccctttgatgcctcccaggtttcttttcagctgttttcggctttctaggacgattgttattgcaagaggtaagctttggacgacctagactagaggtttctttagttggtgtgttcttttccaccattccattctcgagggtgaagacgcgaatgctcaaattttccactgtagcttgaacttgtaggaccatggcataaacgtcctggagagacatggtgattgtggcttgatctgctttgtgaccttgctgattgacagaacttgctggattcctactcgacagaaatgacgcgcattacactcggttcgacatgggatcacgcatactaaggcaacaaataaaggaagggataagatgacacatctagacttgacttgtgaactcgtgaaatgtcgtgagcgacttctcgtgtttgaatccacggtgcttgactttaatttagactcgagtgttgactttgacggagtgacatttatacatttgactttattgacgggattgatgacacgtgttgattctggactcgaggtttgcttataggtgttaagaagactgttgtagtttagactcaaatatgaggcccattgagactcgtgtgttgagcctcggaacgtgtgactcgagtgtttagatcctaactgaattggggtagagggtccaaaatgacggcgtgacgccttaggacttgacttgaaatttgaaaagacccaaaatgtaaagagagacgggtttatgactcgacagagttccgactaggacatagtcggtttgaactttgactctaacttagcccaattgaatttacatatatacatttatatggtttgaaaatatgttttttttttttttttttttttttttttttttcggactcttttttttttgacgtttttttctttcgtttttttttgttttttttttttacgtttttttttttgtatttggttttgaaatgggtttgaggcccgaagtttgacacgacaaatggacagagttttgaccggattttgtgctaattgaaagcctatttcgaaattttatttaagaaaaggattttgatttttgaaaaaatcgtcatggtttatAAATGGCGATCACGTAAGGTATAAAcatatatacaagcattataacgggatgctgagtgcatttaaaagggttttggtttaaagggtgggttgccataccgaaccatcaaacccgaagtctgtggagaggctcgtgccaaacaagagtaaggccgattcctagtccatttcctcaagtagtgaaggccttgatacaaacaagagtaagcatcatggtatggatgacgtcaatcgctatccatccttaggcccaaataagaattaggaccgtttagacgggacgattggtcgaatgggttgggttgggcctaggaaggccgaattaaacgatctaggaagaccgagttatgaaaaccgacaattgtcttgtacaaattattccctaaccttgttcaagtttcacccttagctacacgtaagtgtatatccccagcggagtcgccaaactgtggacagcgggccgcccacgggggcgcttggtgagaaacgaaacaagcgtttgcattttgtaaggagtcgccaccaatttttatgggaaattggaaccgttcgaatacctcgtgtcatgtcaagacacaaagtagtgacatgaacactaagcaatcgttacccttagcattctatgtctagaatgactctcgtggatgccaatgaacacgggtgctcacggagatctggagtaaggggtgagggtacgtattaggaagctcttttgatcgaacacctaatcccgcccgcctcgatagcggcctctactaatgattagggaagttattcgtacttgatatactgtcggctatatgcatgcaatgcaacatccatagattaatcctaacatgtgagaattaactaagtcggttgacacgtaattagcatgcaattgggtcgaagtaggatttaatgctcatttacatgtgaaagcatacaaatgataaaagaaatacaataattataaattacaagaatgaaaattacaataattacatcggattaggcgatttatgtcgaaaatacctttaaaacggacaatttgataaaaaggaataaaagaataaaagacgaacaggaattagcgtgataatacggataatagttaattaattacgtaaactaattaattacgtcaaggcaaaaaaggagttcagaggcagaaatcaacctagaacaggcgcagcaggactgcgccctctggaagaggcgcagcagttgctgcgtctgttccaagggtgagttctggctgtgaagccggaactgcaaatcgttaaggttaattgttaaatttaatgatcgattgattataattactcggatgaaagtgattaatagattatttagCACATGAATtagtcatgaaagcgataaaacatggatgagatggaattaaacgaattaattacgtgaaggagcgatgttaatgaatgagtcctctattgaaatcaattaactaggttagatatgacgaatatacaatggataaacagatgcaaatatatcaacgacgaattccagagattcaatatgaacaaattgaatctctgaaatccgggtttgaatttaatgacgaaaacccgtaaatatggattatttaggatttaagtcggatttaaagacggattaaacatgttaatgacgaaggaataatatacatgtgattaattatgctatcatgtgaacgaattaaagaacaaacaaacgAAATCAAATAAGaacaacgaattacagaggacgaagaagaagaaaagaagcaggaactgcggcagcctcacgaagaggcgcagcaggaactgcgctccttcgaagaggcgcagcagttgctgcgtcttttctcgactgtcagtcttctgaaaaatccgtaaaagaggtttgaaagacggttttagaaatcggttttaacgaggtattttcgacataaaccttacaatgatgatacgataagtaaaatacaataaataaataaggattatacaccctcagacttacatgtttgacgaaacgagaaggactaagatatcgattagtgatgctcgacgcgaatgcaaagaaagtgccctcgtaagaggaaaacgattaattaattaagttgattattggtgtagttggtcaaattggtcggtcatgcaacggagaggctggtacccggaaagatccgagcttacgtggtcggaagtccaagcacgtaggcgccaattagtaagaacgaagtctagaatgcaaagggagaagagaagggcggacactcgcgtgagaaatatgaggaacgaaggctcctatttatactaatcacacgacggaattatggtaagagttggatacggaaggaaagatccggaaacaaccgacttaggttaaacacggaaacttggacaaaaagaaagccctgggaaaaggcgcagcaggtgctgcgtcccttagaagaggcgcagcacttgctgcgtcctttcccgggtaggttcctctgcgcgtagaaaacgcgtttgacagcctgtcgtatttcaggcataactttctctacaagactcggaataaggtgatttcggtggcgttagaaagctaagaaagagatctagaactttctatgaaataggcctgacccataaaactcgttatgacctcgtaaaacgggcctaaagatcgggttatcattttaactaaatgaaatacacattttgtaatgtaaactttatgtttagcccaaaaaagtgacatgagactcaaaatgagatatattctcaacattttatgacatcctaaccttaggtagacaagcacattgctttgacccgggatttgacggttttaggaaatgaagacggttttttacccggactccaaatgtactctaattactgtcaaaacgaccgtatcggcacgtagatgacaaccaagaggtagacattaatgtttgagcaatcacttgacgataaacttacgaactgtcacaaatcgttccgcgtatcaaacatgcggcccaatcatcaccgggtggtttgcgggaggtgcagaaacgaggtgtctacaagttGATGTGCAGGATCGATATTTGGGTTTACCGACCGTTGTAGGGCACTCGAAGCAGGTGGTCACGAGAATTATTAGAGACAAGCTTAGTAAGAAGTTGCAAGGTTGGAGGGGTTTACTACTTAGTAAAGCCGGTCGGGAAGTGTTGATAAAGGCAATAGCCCAATCAATTCCGACATATGCTATGAGTGTGTTTAAATTACCAGCTAACTTTTGCGACGAATTACGTGCTGTTGTCTCTAAATTTTGGTGGGGTTCAGAGGGTGGAAAGCGGAAGATGGCATGGTTAGCTTGGGATAAGCTCTGTATGCCGAAGGTTAGGGGTGGACTGGGGTATCGGGACTTCAATAAATTTAATAGGGCTTTGTTGGGAAAGCAAGGATAGCGGCTCATGACCGACGACAGTTCGTTTCTAACGCGGGTTTTGAAAGCGAAGTATTTTCCTAATACCGAGTTTATGGAGGCCGAGTTAGGAACAAATCCAAGCTATACATGGAGGAGTATATGAGAGGCACGTGATGTCATCAGTTTAGCAGCTAGAAAGCGCATTGGAAATGGGATGGGGACACGGGTTTGGCTAGACCCGTGGATTAAGGAGTCGAAGTCAAAATTCGTTCTTTCGCCATTAGGTAATGCGGATGTGAATATGAgggtgtgggaaataatctgtatacttccctttaacatgaaggattataacgatataataaagatgatctatggtcataaaataaaatacataagcataagtaaaaagatttagaattaacctcgggtccttgcaaaattggcctaagaacaatatcaaaattgatattcgcctattagttgcacccaagacgatctaagatataccctttgattatgctagaaatcaatctaaaattttctgtaaaattttattgtctttgtgtttttgtgatgagaaagaggaggctaggtcagaaaaagaattaggttagaaataattctccacctttctttttatatagaccgaaatccgaaatcaattaggaaagtggAAACCTCCCTTATTTCGGCCACctgaaccgaaaataaggaattaaatttccttatttttggtctttccaaaaatatataaagtgtgttaaattgtcatctagtgaggatcgaacccataacctcttggcttgtgtaccctcactattaccactatgacacattcaacttgttgatattaaatacaactgattatatttaactacgaattaacagattaattcgtccaaactaactttatatatatttaattaaatataacttattatatttaatttacgaattgacagttaattcgtctcaacttaatattatttaattttcaataaataattatctcatcaacacattgactaactttttagtcattttgggcatcaatgtaattatatttctataaccacatttctcaaatacgtcctataggtgtgacctttagggaccagttgatcaccgccatctgtatgataataacgtcaaactctctagcaagccaaccgttattaggtaaacgttaatcaactgattaaatatacgaagtatacccttgtgaacctgtaagagatttacaaatgttatcacactaatttgtggaggacactagctccaacagagGGTAGCTGAATTATTGTTGTCGGGGGGTCGTGCGTGGAATCAGGAGGTGGTCACAAGCTTGTTTCTGCCATTTGAGGTTGAGAGAATTTCAAAAATTCGTCTTAGTGGAAGGGACCAACCGGATGAGTGGTGTTGGGATCTGACGCAGGATGGTAACTACTCGGTGAGGCCTCAGCTTATTGGGCACAGGATGGGGAAGGGGAAGAGTTGGTGGAGCAGTCGGACTTTGCCCGAGAAAGATGGTTATGGAACAAGATTTGGAAAGTACCGGTCCTCCCGCGGATCAAAGTATTCTTCTGGCAGCTGTGTAATGAAGTTATAGCTACTAAGCATAATTTAGCTCGTCGCCTAAGTGGGGTAGCTGGTGGATGTCCTATTTGTTCGTATGATGTGGAGACTTGTCTACATGTTGTACTAGGTTGTGACTGGGTTGGGGGAGTATGGGATGGGTTGGGGTTGGATACAATGAGGGAGGTCGGGTTCTTTAAGGTGAGGGAGTGGGGCGAGGTAATGATGCGAGAAACGAATATGGAAGATTGTGTGACCTTGATGACTGGGTGTTGGGCAATATGAGAGGCGAAGATTAAGTCGATCTTTGAGGGACGCTATGTGTGTGTGCGGGACGTATTGAGCAGGGTGCAAGAGTTAGTAGAGGAGATGCAGGAGGCGGGTACACAGGTGGCGGGGGGGTCCAGGTAAATATCACGACATGACGGTGGGAGGGTGGGAGCGGCCGAGGGATGGCTGGTGTAAAGTTAATGTGGACGCGGGAATTGTTTGCGGACGGGGGTCGGGGTTGGGAGTGGTGTGTCGAGACGCTGGGGGTAGTGTGAAGTGGAGTGTGGCGCTGCAACAACAAGATGAGAGGGAGCCTAAGATACTTGAAGCAGAAGCGGTCCTCTTGGGGCTAGCTGAGGCAAGAAGACATGGTATTGCAAGAGTGGCGATCGAAAGTGACTGTTTGAACGTGATTCAAGATTTAAAGAAGAGGAGCACCGGAAGGAGTGATATTTTTCTTATTTATGATGAGATTTACGatttatgtttatcttttgagtcTGTTGAGTTTTTATTTGCTAGACGTCAGTTTAATAGAGTGGCTCATGAATTAGCTCATATGTGGCCTTGGCAGCTAGGGAGAAGAATTTGGTATGAGGACCTTCCTCCAAACATTACCGAATTTGTTTCACTTGATTTAGTTAATATAATTTAAAACCCTTGtggttttatttcaaaaaataaaaaattgagatCTCCATCTCCCACATTGGTTTTTTTTTCATCCTTTTATATTGGGCCAATGTGGTTCATAATCCTTGAATCTTAGATTTGCCAACAACTTCAGCCCATTCCATGGCTGACTATATCAAACCCAAGAGTTTGTATCTACCTAACTAactaaacaaactaaacaaattgtGTCACGTTAACAGAATTTTGTACTCCCATCTATTCCAATGAATAAtttagtttactttattttatgaGGAAAAAATAAAGCTAGTATAAACTATTGAGTAGGTCAGAGGAGTAGGGATTTTAAAAAGATGTTCACGGATTATGCCTTTCATAGAGCCCGATCTATCCGACTAACAAAATAAACAAGTTGGGCACAAATAGGGCATTTTAAGAATGTTGATGCGGTTTAATAACCGTTACAAACCCGCTAACCCGCTTCTCCTTGGACCGAAAATTTAACATGACCCCATATGTGGTTCAATCCCACATTTGCTTTAGCTTTATAATTTTAGTTTCAACATATACATCAGTCAAACAACTCCATTGGGAAAAAAAGGAACGTTAAATtttattcattttaattgttaagCCATCTTACAAAAaaccaataaaataataaatataacaaATAATTGAGAATATATTTATCTACAATTTGCTAAAATGCTAATCTTAAATTCTTAATATTCATACTCTTCTCTATATATGCTTCCATAATAACATGCCATGACGATGTACGTGTACGTAACTACACCAATACTTGTTTGACCTCAACACCAAAAGTCAACGAAGCTCCATATGATCTCGGGCTACAAATCGGATGCTCCGAAACCGTATCATTCAAATACCCGTTTATCTCCTTCTCAAACCTCTCCATAGCCAAAGGTGGCAAATACATAGGTACCAATATTCCATTTTcaccctttctatttttagaagcCAAGAAAAAACTCCCATATCCTGGGGTAGGCCCACCTAACCACCCTCTAGCGGGCCCACCTTGAACAGGCGGACCCCAACCAAAGTCGAACAGGTTAAGATTTAACCTGCTGACGTCGGAGACAGAGAATGTATGAGCCCTAGTGTAACGTGGCCTACCGTTCATCACCATAAAGTCAGCTAAGGATTTCATGTACTCCTCGTTGACTTGACCTTTGACCGCTTTGACTAGTTCCAAGGCGTACCCGATTGAGTTTCGGGTTAGTAACCCGGCTGTGGATATGACGTTTGGTGTGGCGATGACATTGCCGTAGTATCCGGATGGTAGTGGCGGGTTCTGGAACTTGTGTCGGGCGTTGACGTAGATACGTGCACGGACCTCGTCGTTGGGTTGGATTTGTAGTGCGATGGTTCGGCTTCGCCAGATGACTGCGGTTAGGATTTCGAAAGTTGATGAGGATTTTAGGTGAGCTGGAAGAGAGCGACGTAGGGCTGATATCTCAGTTGGACCAAAGAAGAAGGGTTTATGGACTAAGTCATCACCAAGTGGAATATCCGGAATTTGTTCGTACTCTCGGTGTTCGCAACTGACTTGTGGTGGATCACGGGCACTCACGAGGTCTCGTTTCCAAACCGGGTAGACCGATAAGAAATCAGCTCCACGAGCCAGTTCTCCGACTGCGTTCAAGAATTGGGCTAGGCCAGTTCCGTC from Silene latifolia isolate original U9 population chromosome 3, ASM4854445v1, whole genome shotgun sequence harbors:
- the LOC141648456 gene encoding benzyl alcohol O-benzoyltransferase-like, with translation MSNKTLSLVFKVTRQAPKFITPAQPTPYEVKQLSDIDDQAGLRMHVPGIQFYKSAPSMLGADPAKVIKEAVSKALVSFYPLAGRLREKEGGKLVVECTAEGVLFTEADAEVRLDEFSEAQLHPPIPCMDELLFDVPGYDGVLNSPMLLIQVTRLKCGGFILAHRINHAMSDGTGLAQFLNAVGELARGADFLSVYPVWKRDLVSARDPPQVSCEHREYEQIPDIPLGDDLVHKPFFFGPTEISALRRSLPAHLKSSSTFEILTAVIWRSRTIALQIQPNDEVRARIYVNARHKFQNPPLPSGYYGNVIATPNVISTAGLLTRNSIGYALELVKAVKGQVNEEYMKSLADFMVMNGRPRYTRAHTFSVSDVSRLNLNLFDFGWGPPVQGGPARGWLGGPTPGYGSFFLASKNRKGENGILVPMYLPPLAMERFEKEINGYLNDTVSEHPICSPRSYGASLTFGVEVKQVLV